A window of the Garra rufa chromosome 10, GarRuf1.0, whole genome shotgun sequence genome harbors these coding sequences:
- the ttpa gene encoding alpha-tocopherol transfer protein translates to MKSEEADNIEELNNLPIDSIRIAPYLSELKQKAAIEKSIRDLNLSETFLIRFLQARDFDVALALKLLINYHKWRQECPEITADLRPSSVIGLLQNNYHGVLRTRDDAGSRVLIYRIGQWNPKEFTAYEVFRVSLITSELIVREWETQRNGLKVIFDLQDWCFAHALQINPSLAKKISSVLTDSFPLKVRGIHLINEPIFFRPVFAMIRPFLPDKIKQRVQMHGSSYAQSLCDYFPNAILPPEYGGTGPSINEVCQDWTEYIMQSEDYLHRLSLDFGGGDASQSSAYK, encoded by the exons ATGAAGTCTGAAGAAGCTGACAACATCGAAGAATTAAATAATTTACCTATAGACTCTATTCGGATTGCACCGTATTTGTCAGAACTGAAACAAAAAGCAGCAATAGAAAAAAGCATTCGAGACTTGAATTTGTCGGAAACTTTTCTGATACGGTTTCTGCAGGCGAGAGACTTCGATGTGGCACTGGCACTTAAG CTGTTGATTAACTATCATAAATGGAGACAAGAATGTCCAGAAATAACAGCCGATCTGCGGCCATCATCCGTCATTGGACTTCTGCAAAACAATTACCATGGGGTTTTGAGAACACGAGATGATGCTGGAAGTCGAGTTCTAATCTATCGGATTG GTCAGTGGAACCCCAAAGAATTCACAGCGTATGAGGTTTTCCGTGTGAGCCTCATAACATCAGAGTTGATTGTTCGAGAATGGGAGACTCAAAGAAATGGACTCAAAGTTATTTTTGATCTCCAAGACTGGTGCTTCGCACACGCCCTGCAGATAAATCCTTCCTTGGCGAAAAAGATATCTTCTGTACTCACA GACTCTTTTCCTTTGAAAGTACGTGGCATCCATTTGATAAATGAGCCCATTTTTTTCCGTCCAGTCTTTGCCATGATCCGTCCATTTCTTCCAGACAAAATCAAACAACGG GTTCAAATGCATGGCAGTTCATATGCCCAAAGTCTCTGCGATTACTTTCCGAACGCTATACTCCCTCCTGAGTATGGAGGAACTGGACCCAGCATAAATGAAGTGTGCCAAGACTGGACTGAGTACATCATGCAGTCTGAAGACTATCTCCATAGGCTCTCTCTAGACTTCGGTGGAGGAGATGCCTCTCAGTCATCTGCCTATAAGTGA